A portion of the Drosophila sechellia strain sech25 chromosome 2R, ASM438219v1, whole genome shotgun sequence genome contains these proteins:
- the LOC6609088 gene encoding uncharacterized protein LOC6609088 isoform X1 produces the protein MKESGSASKNQPQTSEARGSIITYSPSKFLTSVGTGRTTYSTHTHTTSATSAATTATKTNNSPMGGFSAAYYVVKAGSLGSAASMSGCIKVSSPPKAPPMAKSPALVVTSPCTPTESSSTISAPSESSFSEKMEHSYMRDTQVRSDVHNGLTPARNILVRHPPQCSSCHTYPPQHEELSEIQQAHVPPYDEVVAKEAMNECARIAKYVKNNNSDEQDWVARVNKFNWTPMQEMVFEKVCSILDQDQLARLANDKRQHEPIHRRISSDKSASRFRKLLASVSWESRITQWIHALLMEHLSPSYMASYLEILQTLKTKLPTLVDKMLFGRPINSSQELLAPVMKKRWEPNIMPKSRQLTHNAIMVVLPNMPTTGTVSDRMQKWYQSLSTITQVVQISLPNTNNRIGNQNLDHVAETIVSLTRVKINELRTENPSRGIILVGFNAGAAFALQVALSESVACVVCMGFAYNTIRGPRGTPDDRMLDIKAPILFVIGQNSARTSQEEMEGLRERMQSESSLVVVGSADDTLRVPKSKRRIEGVTQSMVDYMVVDEIFEFVNKTLSNPPGPRMPTSLMHQQGYQRLQKQSSHILADGNANKAIQQMRKRKMDGGLDDSMGQPSKTKFVPHNRVHKPKPPRLIDPFAVKRKVGRPRTRPLPNVGGSARSVSQKGAPHPDKPKLSGEEPNQSIEFILDDAQDYGDAQTTAGGSASLPKVITPPGVLGKQLPPVNLVAGTKIKMIPSSQFVQIKSLPSQSKLINYTLNKPSVGTSSTANIGSMVKTLPCSSVGGQQIITLKTPSGQTQQFATATTSTGSPGSSTSTATGQQKYTVFKNANGMTMLHLNNLNSPTAASSSGSSNMDLSNIIDMPIVFADNEGNIPEQQQADKEIKPAPIRSANKSPLIISQKIIKEANKPSGMVTSGSITGVNKPGNIVLNKGLQQLLNSSPGGALATQNKVVYLNRSTIKPMGNIAPGALRVPIRIVNTPKTGGAVTTSASSSPIMVDPATGSKVAKTVNVQTIKPSGSILAQGTIRQAGNVGTKSYLQMINTAPSASKTVAGDGKGSVRNIYFKSATGLKQLPVQMLGNRIPGGSVISSTATASSGTPGLRRVVNIGPVSKVTTTSTTSSSIAAPLNHNKM, from the exons aTGAAGGAATCGGGAAGTGCCAGCAAAAATCAGCCGCAGACCTCAGAGGCCAGAGGCTCGATTATAACCTACAGTCCCAGCAAATTTCTGACTAGCGTTGGAACAGGCAGAACGACATAcagcacacatacacacacaacaTCAGCAACGTCGGCGGCGACaaccgcaacaaaaacaaacaattcaCCAATGGGCGGATTCAGTGCCGCTTATTATGTGGTAAAGGCCGGCTCCCTGGGCAGCGCTGCCTCCATGTCGGGTTGCATCAAAGTCAGTTCTCCGCCAAAGGCGCCGCCGATGGCTAAGTCGCCCGCCCTGGTCGTTACATCGCCGTGCACGCCAACAGAGAGT TCCAGTACCATATCGGCGCCAAGTGAATCCTCCTTTAGCGAGAAAATGGAGCACAGCTATATGCGAGATACGCAAGTCCGCAGCGATGTTCACAACGGCCTCACGCCCGCTAGGAACATTCTGGTCCGCCATCCGCCACAGTGTTCCAGTTGCCACACATATCCGCCGCAGCACGAGGAGCTGTCAGAGATTCAGCAGGCCCATGTGCCGCCCTATGATGAGGTAGTCGCCAAGGAGGCAATGAATGAATGCGCTCGTATTGCAAAATACGTAAAGAACAACAATTCGGATGAGCAAGATTGGGTTGCTCGCGTTAATAA ATTTAATTGGACGCCCATGCAGGAGATGGTTTTCGAAAAGGTCTGCTCAATTCTGGACCAGGATCAGTTGGCACGCTTGGCCAACGACAAACGCCAGCACGAGCCTATCCATCGTCGCATAAGCTCGGATAAATCCGCATCCAGGTTTCGCAAACTTCTGGCCAGCGTGTCTTGGGAGTCACGCATTACGCAGTGGATTCATGCTCTGCTCATGGAGCACTTGTCGCCTTCGTATATGGCCTCTTATCTGGAAATTCTGCAGACTCTGAAGACCAAGTTGCCCACTTTAGTGGACAAGATGCTGTTTGGTAGACCAATAAATAGTAGTCAGGAACTGCTGGCACCGGTGATGAAAAAACGATGGGAACCAAATATCATGCCCAAGTCTCGTCAGCTCACGCATAACGCCATCATGGTGGTGCTGCCCAACATGCCGACCACTGGAACAGTTTCGGACCGCATGCAGAAGTGGTACCAGTCATTGTCTACTATCACTCAGGTGGTTCAGATCTCGCTGCCGAATACAA ACAACAGAATTGGGAATCAGAATCTGGACCATGTGGCCGAAACCATTGTGTCTCTCACACGAGTCAAAATCAATGAATTGCGCACAGAAAACCCCAGTCGTGGCATCATACTCGTTGGATTTAATGCTGGAGCTGCCTTTGCTCTACAGGTTGCTCTATCGGAGAGCGTTGCCTGTGTGGTTTGCATGGGATTTGCTTACAACACAATACGTGGGCCACGCGGAACCCCCGATGATCGCATGTTGGACATAAAAGCGCCGATACTCTTTGTCATCGGCCAAAATTCGGCACGCACAAGTCAGGAGGAAATGGAAGGTTTACGCGAACGAATGCAGTCCGAATCTTCGCTGGTCGTAGTGGGCAGTGCAGATGATACACTGCGTGTGCCTAAGAGCAAGAGGCGAATAGAAGGCGTTACACAGTCGATGGTTGATTACATGGTTGTC GATGAAATCTTCGAGTTTGTGAACAAAACGCTAAGCAATCCACCTGGACCGCGCATGCCCACATCTTTAATGCATCAGCAGGGCTACCAGCGACTGCAAAAGCAGTCATCTCACATCCTGGCCGATGGAAATGCAAACAAGGCGATTCAGCAGATGCGTAAGCGAAAGATGGACGGTGGTTTAGACGACTCAATGGGTCAGCCTTCCAAAACAAAGTTTGTCCCTCACA ATCGCGTCCACAAGCCGAAGCCACCGCGCCTCATTGATCCGTTTGCTGTGAAGCGAAAGG TTGGAAGACCCCGAACACGCCCCCTTCCCAATGTCGGTGGCTCGGCACGCTCTGTTAGCCAAAAAGGTGCACCTCATCCCGACAAACCAAAACTGAGCGGCGAAGAACCTAACCAATCCATTGAATTCATACTAGATGATGCCCAGGACTATGGAGATGCCCAAACCACTGCAGGTGGGTCAGCAAGCCTGCCAAAGGTGATAACTCCCCCCGGTGTTTTGGGAAAACAACTGCCGCCCGTTAATCTCGTAGCTGGCACCAAGATTAAGATGATTCCATCCAGCCAGTTCGTTCAAATCAAATCGCTACCGTCACAGAGCAAACTCATCAACTACACGCTGAACAAACCGAGTGTCGGGACAAGCAGCACTGCCAACATTGGCAGCATGGTAAAGACCCTACCATGCTCATCCGTTGGTGGCCAGCAGATCATCACCTTAAAAACGCCCTCGGGACAAACGCAGCAGTTTGCAACAGCAACCACGTCAACAGGTTCACCTGGTTCATCGACATCAACAGCAACGGGACAGCAAAAGTACACAGTTTTTAAGAACGCCAACGGCATGACCATGCTACATCTCAACAATCTCAACTCTCCCACTGCAGCTTCTAGCAGCGGCTCTTCGAATATGGATTTGTCCAACATTATCGATATGCCCATTGTTTTTGCCGATAACGAAGGCAACATTCCCGAGCAGCAACAGGCGGACAAGGAAATTAAACCAG cCCCCATTCGAAGTGCCAATAAGAGCCCGTTGATCATCAGTCAGAAAATCATTAAGGAGGCAAATAAGCCCTCGGGCATGGTTACCAGTGGCAGCATTACTGGCGTCAACAAGCCGGGAAATATTGTGCTGAACAAAGGCCTTCAGCAATTGCTAAATTCATCGCCCGGGGGAGCACTTGCCACTCAGAATAAAGTTGTGTACCTCAACCGGAGTACAATTAAGCCAATGGGAAATATAGCGCCTGGTGCTCTTCGCGTTCCTATAAGGATTGTGAACACCCCGAAGACCGGAGGTGCCGTGACGACCTCAGCATCCAGTAGTCCCATTATGGTTGATCCAGCCACAGGATCCAAGGTTGCCAAAACCGTCAATGTGCAGACAATCAAGCCAAGTGGTTCTATTCTGGCTCAAGGCACCATCCGTCAAGCGGGCAACGTGGGCACCAAGAGCTACCTTCAGATGATCAATACCGCACCGAGTGCGTCCAAAACTGTTGCTGGCGACGGCAAAGGTTCTGTACGAAATATCTACTTTAAATCGGCAACCGGACTCAAGCAGCTGCCCGTGCAGATGCTGGGCAATCGTATCCCGGGTGGCTCCGTCATTTCGTCAACCGCAACAGCATCTTCTGGAACTCCTGGCCTGCGGCGAGTGGTCAACATTGGGCCCGTTTCCAAGGTGACTACCACGTCGACAACATCATCTTCGATAGCTGCTCCTTTAAACCATAACAAAATGTAG
- the LOC6609088 gene encoding KAT8 regulatory NSL complex subunit 3 isoform X3, whose translation MKESGSASKNQPQTSEARGSIITYSPSKFLTSVGTGRTTYSTHTHTTSATSAATTATKTNNSPMGGFSAAYYVVKAGSLGSAASMSGCIKVSSPPKAPPMAKSPALVVTSPCTPTESSSTISAPSESSFSEKMEHSYMRDTQVRSDVHNGLTPARNILVRHPPQCSSCHTYPPQHEELSEIQQAHVPPYDEVVAKEAMNECARIAKYVKNNNSDEQDWVARVNKFNWTPMQEMVFEKVCSILDQDQLARLANDKRQHEPIHRRISSDKSASRFRKLLASVSWESRITQWIHALLMEHLSPSYMASYLEILQTLKTKLPTLVDKMLFGRPINSSQELLAPVMKKRWEPNIMPKSRQLTHNAIMVVLPNMPTTGTVSDRMQKWYQSLSTITQVVQISLPNTNNRIGNQNLDHVAETIVSLTRVKINELRTENPSRGIILVGFNAGAAFALQVALSESVACVVCMGFAYNTIRGPRGTPDDRMLDIKAPILFVIGQNSARTSQEEMEGLRERMQSESSLVVVGSADDTLRVPKSKRRIEGVTQSMVDYMVVDEIFEFVNKTLSNPPGPRMPTSLMHQQGYQRLQKQSSHILADGNANKAIQQMRKRKMDGGLDDSMGQPSKTKFVPHNDAQDYGDAQTTAGGSASLPKVITPPGVLGKQLPPVNLVAGTKIKMIPSSQFVQIKSLPSQSKLINYTLNKPSVGTSSTANIGSMVKTLPCSSVGGQQIITLKTPSGQTQQFATATTSTGSPGSSTSTATGQQKYTVFKNANGMTMLHLNNLNSPTAASSSGSSNMDLSNIIDMPIVFADNEGNIPEQQQADKEIKPAPIRSANKSPLIISQKIIKEANKPSGMVTSGSITGVNKPGNIVLNKGLQQLLNSSPGGALATQNKVVYLNRSTIKPMGNIAPGALRVPIRIVNTPKTGGAVTTSASSSPIMVDPATGSKVAKTVNVQTIKPSGSILAQGTIRQAGNVGTKSYLQMINTAPSASKTVAGDGKGSVRNIYFKSATGLKQLPVQMLGNRIPGGSVISSTATASSGTPGLRRVVNIGPVSKVTTTSTTSSSIAAPLNHNKM comes from the exons aTGAAGGAATCGGGAAGTGCCAGCAAAAATCAGCCGCAGACCTCAGAGGCCAGAGGCTCGATTATAACCTACAGTCCCAGCAAATTTCTGACTAGCGTTGGAACAGGCAGAACGACATAcagcacacatacacacacaacaTCAGCAACGTCGGCGGCGACaaccgcaacaaaaacaaacaattcaCCAATGGGCGGATTCAGTGCCGCTTATTATGTGGTAAAGGCCGGCTCCCTGGGCAGCGCTGCCTCCATGTCGGGTTGCATCAAAGTCAGTTCTCCGCCAAAGGCGCCGCCGATGGCTAAGTCGCCCGCCCTGGTCGTTACATCGCCGTGCACGCCAACAGAGAGT TCCAGTACCATATCGGCGCCAAGTGAATCCTCCTTTAGCGAGAAAATGGAGCACAGCTATATGCGAGATACGCAAGTCCGCAGCGATGTTCACAACGGCCTCACGCCCGCTAGGAACATTCTGGTCCGCCATCCGCCACAGTGTTCCAGTTGCCACACATATCCGCCGCAGCACGAGGAGCTGTCAGAGATTCAGCAGGCCCATGTGCCGCCCTATGATGAGGTAGTCGCCAAGGAGGCAATGAATGAATGCGCTCGTATTGCAAAATACGTAAAGAACAACAATTCGGATGAGCAAGATTGGGTTGCTCGCGTTAATAA ATTTAATTGGACGCCCATGCAGGAGATGGTTTTCGAAAAGGTCTGCTCAATTCTGGACCAGGATCAGTTGGCACGCTTGGCCAACGACAAACGCCAGCACGAGCCTATCCATCGTCGCATAAGCTCGGATAAATCCGCATCCAGGTTTCGCAAACTTCTGGCCAGCGTGTCTTGGGAGTCACGCATTACGCAGTGGATTCATGCTCTGCTCATGGAGCACTTGTCGCCTTCGTATATGGCCTCTTATCTGGAAATTCTGCAGACTCTGAAGACCAAGTTGCCCACTTTAGTGGACAAGATGCTGTTTGGTAGACCAATAAATAGTAGTCAGGAACTGCTGGCACCGGTGATGAAAAAACGATGGGAACCAAATATCATGCCCAAGTCTCGTCAGCTCACGCATAACGCCATCATGGTGGTGCTGCCCAACATGCCGACCACTGGAACAGTTTCGGACCGCATGCAGAAGTGGTACCAGTCATTGTCTACTATCACTCAGGTGGTTCAGATCTCGCTGCCGAATACAA ACAACAGAATTGGGAATCAGAATCTGGACCATGTGGCCGAAACCATTGTGTCTCTCACACGAGTCAAAATCAATGAATTGCGCACAGAAAACCCCAGTCGTGGCATCATACTCGTTGGATTTAATGCTGGAGCTGCCTTTGCTCTACAGGTTGCTCTATCGGAGAGCGTTGCCTGTGTGGTTTGCATGGGATTTGCTTACAACACAATACGTGGGCCACGCGGAACCCCCGATGATCGCATGTTGGACATAAAAGCGCCGATACTCTTTGTCATCGGCCAAAATTCGGCACGCACAAGTCAGGAGGAAATGGAAGGTTTACGCGAACGAATGCAGTCCGAATCTTCGCTGGTCGTAGTGGGCAGTGCAGATGATACACTGCGTGTGCCTAAGAGCAAGAGGCGAATAGAAGGCGTTACACAGTCGATGGTTGATTACATGGTTGTC GATGAAATCTTCGAGTTTGTGAACAAAACGCTAAGCAATCCACCTGGACCGCGCATGCCCACATCTTTAATGCATCAGCAGGGCTACCAGCGACTGCAAAAGCAGTCATCTCACATCCTGGCCGATGGAAATGCAAACAAGGCGATTCAGCAGATGCGTAAGCGAAAGATGGACGGTGGTTTAGACGACTCAATGGGTCAGCCTTCCAAAACAAAGTTTGTCCCTCACA ATGATGCCCAGGACTATGGAGATGCCCAAACCACTGCAGGTGGGTCAGCAAGCCTGCCAAAGGTGATAACTCCCCCCGGTGTTTTGGGAAAACAACTGCCGCCCGTTAATCTCGTAGCTGGCACCAAGATTAAGATGATTCCATCCAGCCAGTTCGTTCAAATCAAATCGCTACCGTCACAGAGCAAACTCATCAACTACACGCTGAACAAACCGAGTGTCGGGACAAGCAGCACTGCCAACATTGGCAGCATGGTAAAGACCCTACCATGCTCATCCGTTGGTGGCCAGCAGATCATCACCTTAAAAACGCCCTCGGGACAAACGCAGCAGTTTGCAACAGCAACCACGTCAACAGGTTCACCTGGTTCATCGACATCAACAGCAACGGGACAGCAAAAGTACACAGTTTTTAAGAACGCCAACGGCATGACCATGCTACATCTCAACAATCTCAACTCTCCCACTGCAGCTTCTAGCAGCGGCTCTTCGAATATGGATTTGTCCAACATTATCGATATGCCCATTGTTTTTGCCGATAACGAAGGCAACATTCCCGAGCAGCAACAGGCGGACAAGGAAATTAAACCAG cCCCCATTCGAAGTGCCAATAAGAGCCCGTTGATCATCAGTCAGAAAATCATTAAGGAGGCAAATAAGCCCTCGGGCATGGTTACCAGTGGCAGCATTACTGGCGTCAACAAGCCGGGAAATATTGTGCTGAACAAAGGCCTTCAGCAATTGCTAAATTCATCGCCCGGGGGAGCACTTGCCACTCAGAATAAAGTTGTGTACCTCAACCGGAGTACAATTAAGCCAATGGGAAATATAGCGCCTGGTGCTCTTCGCGTTCCTATAAGGATTGTGAACACCCCGAAGACCGGAGGTGCCGTGACGACCTCAGCATCCAGTAGTCCCATTATGGTTGATCCAGCCACAGGATCCAAGGTTGCCAAAACCGTCAATGTGCAGACAATCAAGCCAAGTGGTTCTATTCTGGCTCAAGGCACCATCCGTCAAGCGGGCAACGTGGGCACCAAGAGCTACCTTCAGATGATCAATACCGCACCGAGTGCGTCCAAAACTGTTGCTGGCGACGGCAAAGGTTCTGTACGAAATATCTACTTTAAATCGGCAACCGGACTCAAGCAGCTGCCCGTGCAGATGCTGGGCAATCGTATCCCGGGTGGCTCCGTCATTTCGTCAACCGCAACAGCATCTTCTGGAACTCCTGGCCTGCGGCGAGTGGTCAACATTGGGCCCGTTTCCAAGGTGACTACCACGTCGACAACATCATCTTCGATAGCTGCTCCTTTAAACCATAACAAAATGTAG
- the LOC6609088 gene encoding uncharacterized protein LOC6609088 isoform X5: protein MSSFFDCFNDFLQSGGNLVQNVSQEQEQKIADQALDGVIELMPPTTPPPSESSSTISAPSESSFSEKMEHSYMRDTQVRSDVHNGLTPARNILVRHPPQCSSCHTYPPQHEELSEIQQAHVPPYDEVVAKEAMNECARIAKYVKNNNSDEQDWVARVNKFNWTPMQEMVFEKVCSILDQDQLARLANDKRQHEPIHRRISSDKSASRFRKLLASVSWESRITQWIHALLMEHLSPSYMASYLEILQTLKTKLPTLVDKMLFGRPINSSQELLAPVMKKRWEPNIMPKSRQLTHNAIMVVLPNMPTTGTVSDRMQKWYQSLSTITQVVQISLPNTNNRIGNQNLDHVAETIVSLTRVKINELRTENPSRGIILVGFNAGAAFALQVALSESVACVVCMGFAYNTIRGPRGTPDDRMLDIKAPILFVIGQNSARTSQEEMEGLRERMQSESSLVVVGSADDTLRVPKSKRRIEGVTQSMVDYMVVDEIFEFVNKTLSNPPGPRMPTSLMHQQGYQRLQKQSSHILADGNANKAIQQMRKRKMDGGLDDSMGQPSKTKFVPHIGRPRTRPLPNVGGSARSVSQKGAPHPDKPKLSGEEPNQSIEFILDDAQDYGDAQTTAGGSASLPKVITPPGVLGKQLPPVNLVAGTKIKMIPSSQFVQIKSLPSQSKLINYTLNKPSVGTSSTANIGSMVKTLPCSSVGGQQIITLKTPSGQTQQFATATTSTGSPGSSTSTATGQQKYTVFKNANGMTMLHLNNLNSPTAASSSGSSNMDLSNIIDMPIVFADNEGNIPEQQQADKEIKPAPIRSANKSPLIISQKIIKEANKPSGMVTSGSITGVNKPGNIVLNKGLQQLLNSSPGGALATQNKVVYLNRSTIKPMGNIAPGALRVPIRIVNTPKTGGAVTTSASSSPIMVDPATGSKVAKTVNVQTIKPSGSILAQGTIRQAGNVGTKSYLQMINTAPSASKTVAGDGKGSVRNIYFKSATGLKQLPVQMLGNRIPGGSVISSTATASSGTPGLRRVVNIGPVSKVTTTSTTSSSIAAPLNHNKM from the exons ATGTCTTCGTTCTTCGATTGCTTCAATGATTTTCTGCAGAGCGGCGGCAACTTAGTGCAGAATGTGTCCCAGGAGCAGGAACAGAAAATCGCGGACCAGGCACTGGACGGCGTCATAGAGCTAATGCCGCCAACCACCCCCCCACCCAGCGAGAGT TCCAGTACCATATCGGCGCCAAGTGAATCCTCCTTTAGCGAGAAAATGGAGCACAGCTATATGCGAGATACGCAAGTCCGCAGCGATGTTCACAACGGCCTCACGCCCGCTAGGAACATTCTGGTCCGCCATCCGCCACAGTGTTCCAGTTGCCACACATATCCGCCGCAGCACGAGGAGCTGTCAGAGATTCAGCAGGCCCATGTGCCGCCCTATGATGAGGTAGTCGCCAAGGAGGCAATGAATGAATGCGCTCGTATTGCAAAATACGTAAAGAACAACAATTCGGATGAGCAAGATTGGGTTGCTCGCGTTAATAA ATTTAATTGGACGCCCATGCAGGAGATGGTTTTCGAAAAGGTCTGCTCAATTCTGGACCAGGATCAGTTGGCACGCTTGGCCAACGACAAACGCCAGCACGAGCCTATCCATCGTCGCATAAGCTCGGATAAATCCGCATCCAGGTTTCGCAAACTTCTGGCCAGCGTGTCTTGGGAGTCACGCATTACGCAGTGGATTCATGCTCTGCTCATGGAGCACTTGTCGCCTTCGTATATGGCCTCTTATCTGGAAATTCTGCAGACTCTGAAGACCAAGTTGCCCACTTTAGTGGACAAGATGCTGTTTGGTAGACCAATAAATAGTAGTCAGGAACTGCTGGCACCGGTGATGAAAAAACGATGGGAACCAAATATCATGCCCAAGTCTCGTCAGCTCACGCATAACGCCATCATGGTGGTGCTGCCCAACATGCCGACCACTGGAACAGTTTCGGACCGCATGCAGAAGTGGTACCAGTCATTGTCTACTATCACTCAGGTGGTTCAGATCTCGCTGCCGAATACAA ACAACAGAATTGGGAATCAGAATCTGGACCATGTGGCCGAAACCATTGTGTCTCTCACACGAGTCAAAATCAATGAATTGCGCACAGAAAACCCCAGTCGTGGCATCATACTCGTTGGATTTAATGCTGGAGCTGCCTTTGCTCTACAGGTTGCTCTATCGGAGAGCGTTGCCTGTGTGGTTTGCATGGGATTTGCTTACAACACAATACGTGGGCCACGCGGAACCCCCGATGATCGCATGTTGGACATAAAAGCGCCGATACTCTTTGTCATCGGCCAAAATTCGGCACGCACAAGTCAGGAGGAAATGGAAGGTTTACGCGAACGAATGCAGTCCGAATCTTCGCTGGTCGTAGTGGGCAGTGCAGATGATACACTGCGTGTGCCTAAGAGCAAGAGGCGAATAGAAGGCGTTACACAGTCGATGGTTGATTACATGGTTGTC GATGAAATCTTCGAGTTTGTGAACAAAACGCTAAGCAATCCACCTGGACCGCGCATGCCCACATCTTTAATGCATCAGCAGGGCTACCAGCGACTGCAAAAGCAGTCATCTCACATCCTGGCCGATGGAAATGCAAACAAGGCGATTCAGCAGATGCGTAAGCGAAAGATGGACGGTGGTTTAGACGACTCAATGGGTCAGCCTTCCAAAACAAAGTTTGTCCCTCACA TTGGAAGACCCCGAACACGCCCCCTTCCCAATGTCGGTGGCTCGGCACGCTCTGTTAGCCAAAAAGGTGCACCTCATCCCGACAAACCAAAACTGAGCGGCGAAGAACCTAACCAATCCATTGAATTCATACTAGATGATGCCCAGGACTATGGAGATGCCCAAACCACTGCAGGTGGGTCAGCAAGCCTGCCAAAGGTGATAACTCCCCCCGGTGTTTTGGGAAAACAACTGCCGCCCGTTAATCTCGTAGCTGGCACCAAGATTAAGATGATTCCATCCAGCCAGTTCGTTCAAATCAAATCGCTACCGTCACAGAGCAAACTCATCAACTACACGCTGAACAAACCGAGTGTCGGGACAAGCAGCACTGCCAACATTGGCAGCATGGTAAAGACCCTACCATGCTCATCCGTTGGTGGCCAGCAGATCATCACCTTAAAAACGCCCTCGGGACAAACGCAGCAGTTTGCAACAGCAACCACGTCAACAGGTTCACCTGGTTCATCGACATCAACAGCAACGGGACAGCAAAAGTACACAGTTTTTAAGAACGCCAACGGCATGACCATGCTACATCTCAACAATCTCAACTCTCCCACTGCAGCTTCTAGCAGCGGCTCTTCGAATATGGATTTGTCCAACATTATCGATATGCCCATTGTTTTTGCCGATAACGAAGGCAACATTCCCGAGCAGCAACAGGCGGACAAGGAAATTAAACCAG cCCCCATTCGAAGTGCCAATAAGAGCCCGTTGATCATCAGTCAGAAAATCATTAAGGAGGCAAATAAGCCCTCGGGCATGGTTACCAGTGGCAGCATTACTGGCGTCAACAAGCCGGGAAATATTGTGCTGAACAAAGGCCTTCAGCAATTGCTAAATTCATCGCCCGGGGGAGCACTTGCCACTCAGAATAAAGTTGTGTACCTCAACCGGAGTACAATTAAGCCAATGGGAAATATAGCGCCTGGTGCTCTTCGCGTTCCTATAAGGATTGTGAACACCCCGAAGACCGGAGGTGCCGTGACGACCTCAGCATCCAGTAGTCCCATTATGGTTGATCCAGCCACAGGATCCAAGGTTGCCAAAACCGTCAATGTGCAGACAATCAAGCCAAGTGGTTCTATTCTGGCTCAAGGCACCATCCGTCAAGCGGGCAACGTGGGCACCAAGAGCTACCTTCAGATGATCAATACCGCACCGAGTGCGTCCAAAACTGTTGCTGGCGACGGCAAAGGTTCTGTACGAAATATCTACTTTAAATCGGCAACCGGACTCAAGCAGCTGCCCGTGCAGATGCTGGGCAATCGTATCCCGGGTGGCTCCGTCATTTCGTCAACCGCAACAGCATCTTCTGGAACTCCTGGCCTGCGGCGAGTGGTCAACATTGGGCCCGTTTCCAAGGTGACTACCACGTCGACAACATCATCTTCGATAGCTGCTCCTTTAAACCATAACAAAATGTAG